A region of Solanum dulcamara chromosome 7, daSolDulc1.2, whole genome shotgun sequence DNA encodes the following proteins:
- the LOC129896348 gene encoding proteinase inhibitor type-2-like produces MAVHKKVNFLGFLLVFGLMFFLVSATIDHDQDHNHDYDTKPCTRECGNFSYGICPRSEGSPKNPICTTCCAGYKGCNYYSADGTLICEGKSDPRKPNEHCPRDCDRKIAYSKCSRSERKTIIKPTGCTTCCTGYKGCYYFGKDNKFVCEGESIEPKACTQECDPKVAYMTCPTSGSTKLTRICVNCCTAKPGCKLYSYHGTLICIGNPKNH; encoded by the exons ATGGCTGTTCACAAAAAAGTTAATTTCCTTGGTTTCTTACTTGTTTTTG GATTAATGTTTTTCCTTGTAAGTGCAACAATAGACCATGATCAAGACCACAATCACGACTACGATACCAAGCCTTGTACCAGAGAATGCGGTAATTTCAGCTATGGAATATGTCCACGTTCAGAAGGAAGTCCAAAAAATCCCATATGCACCACATGTTGTGCAGGCTACAAGGGTTGTAATTATTACAGTGCTGACGGAACTTTGATTTGTGAAGGAAAATCTGATCCAAGAAAGCCAAACGAACATTGTCCTCGGGACTGTGATCGTAAAATTGCTTATTCAAAGTGTTCCCGTTCAGAAAGAAAGACGATAATTAAACCCACGGGATGCACCACTTGTTGCACGGGGTACAAGGGTTGCTACTATTTTGGTAAAGACAACAAGTTTGTCTGTGAAGGAGAAAGTATTGAACCCAAGGCTTGTACTCAAGAATGTGACCCTAAAGTTGCTTACATGACTTGCCCAACTTCTGGATCAACCAAACTTACTCGAATTTGTGTCAACTGTTGTACCGCAAAACCGGGATGCAAACTCTATAGTTATCATGGAACTTTAATTTGTATCGGGAATcctaaaaatcattaa
- the LOC129896349 gene encoding proteinase inhibitor type-2 CEVI57 — protein sequence MSLYKVSFLAHLLVLGMFLLVSTVELVYACTKECGNLGYGICPGSEGTPENPICTNCCTGYKGCNYYSANGTFICEGTSDPKKPNICPLYCDPQIAYSKCPRSEGKSIIYPTGCTTCCTGYKGCYYFGKDGKFVCEGESIEPKACTKECDPRVAYMTCPSSGLAKLNQVCVNCCTAGEGCKLYDHDGSLLCTGEPQNNKSAA from the exons ATGTCTCTTTACAAAGTTAGTTTCCTTGCTCACCTACTTGTTCTTG GAATGTTTCTACTAGTAAGCACGGTGGAACTTGTTTATGCTTGTACTAAAGAATGTGGTAATCTTGGGTATGGGATATGCCCAGGTTCAGAAGGAACTCCAGAAAATCCCATATGCACCAATTGTTGCACAGGCTATAAGGGTTGCAATTATTATAGCGCTAATGGAACTTTTATTTGTGAAGGAACGTCTGATCCTAAAAAACCTAATATTTGTCCCTTATATTGTGATCCACAAATTGCTTATTCAAAGTGTCCCCGTTCAGAAGGAAAGTCGATAATTTATCCTACTGGATGCACCACCTGTTGCACGGGGTACAAGGGTTGCTACTATTTCGGTAAAGACGGTAAGTTTGTCTGTGAAGGAGAGAGTATTGAACCCAAGGCTTGTACTAAAGAATGTGACCCTAGAGTTGCTTATATGACTTGTCCATCTTCTGGATTGGCCAAGCTTAATCAAGTTTGCGTTAATTGTTGCACCGCAGGAGAGGGCTGCAAACTCTATGATCATGATGGATCTTTACTTTGTACTGGGGAGCCTCAGAACAATAAATCCGCAGCATAA
- the LOC129896351 gene encoding proteinase inhibitor type-2 CEVI57-like: protein MAVHKEVSFLAYLLVLGMLLLVDAKACTKECGNLGYGICPRSEGSSKNPICTNCCAGYKGCKYYSADGSFVCEGKSDPKHPNACPRNCDPQIAYSKCPRSKGKTMIYPTGCTTCCTGYKGCYYFDKDGKFACEGESDEPKACTLECNPRVAYMTCPSSGLAKLNQVCVNCCTAGEGCKLYDHDGSLLCTGELQTYISAA from the exons ATGGCTGTTCACAAAGAAGTTAGTTTCCTTGCTTACCTACTTGTTCTTG GAATGTTGCTACTTGTTGATGCCAAGGCGTGTACCAAAGAATGTGGTAATCTTGGCTATGGGATATGCCCGCGTTCAGAAGGAAGTTCGAAAAATCCCATATGCACCAATTGTTGCGCAGGCTATAAAGGTTGTAAGTATTACAGTGCTGACGGATCTTTTGTTTGCGAAGGAAAATCTGACCCCAAACACCCAAATGCTTGCCCCCGAAATTGTGATCCACAAATTGCCTATTCAAAATGTCCTCGTTCAAAAGGAAAGACGATGATTTATCCCACGGGATGCACCACCTGTTGCACAGGGTACAAGGGTTGCTACTATTTCGATAAAGACGGCAAATTTGCCTGTGAAGGAGAGAGTGATGAACCCAAGGCATGTACTCTGGAGTGTAACCCTAGAGTTGCATACATGACTTGTCCATCTTCTGGATTGGCCAAGCTTAATCAAGTTTGCGTTAATTGTTGCACCGCAGGAGAGGGCTGCAAACTCTATGATCATGATGGATCTTTACTTTGTACTGGAGAACTTCAAACCTATATATCCGCAGCATAA